The genomic interval GATGTCACCGTCCCGCTCGTCACGGGCGGCGAAGTCACCTACGCGGCGCTCGACTACGCGGCCAGCGCCCCCGCCCTCCAGCGCGTCTGGGACGACGTGGCGGCCTACGCCCCGTACTACGGCAGCGTGCACCGAGGCGCCGGTTACCTCTCGCAGCTCTCCACCGACCTGTTCGAGAACGCCCGCAGGACGGTCGAGGAGTTCCTGGACTGCCGCGCCGACGACCAGCTGATCTTCACCCGCTCCACCACGGACTCCCTGAACCTCCTCGCCGCCGCCCTCCCGGCCGACTGCCAGGTCTTCGTCTTCGAGACCGAGCACCACGCGTCCTTGCTCCCGTGGAAGGACGCCCGGGTCACCTACCTCAACGCCCCGCGCACCCCGGGCCAGGCGGTCGAGACCCTGGAGCAGGCACTCGCCGCCCGCGACCCTCAGGGCCCGGCCCTGGTCTGCGTCACCGGCGCCTCGAACGTCACCGGCGAACTGTGGCCCGTACGGGAGTTGGCGGCCGCGGCTCACGCCCACGGCGCCCGTATCGTCCTGGACGCCGCCCAACTCGCCCCGCACCACCCGGTGTCCGTCCAGGACCTCGACGTCGACTGGATCGCCTTCTCCGGCCACAAGCTCTACGCCCCCTTCGGCTCGGGCGTCCTGGCCGGCCGCGCGGACTGGCTCCAGGCGGCCGACCCCTACCTCGCGGGCGGCGGCGCCAGCCGCAAGGTCA from Streptomyces sp. NBC_01288 carries:
- a CDS encoding aminotransferase class V-fold PLP-dependent enzyme yields the protein MSVSTVAAAQTICAQLPVLGRDVTVPLVTGGEVTYAALDYAASAPALQRVWDDVAAYAPYYGSVHRGAGYLSQLSTDLFENARRTVEEFLDCRADDQLIFTRSTTDSLNLLAAALPADCQVFVFETEHHASLLPWKDARVTYLNAPRTPGQAVETLEQALAARDPQGPALVCVTGASNVTGELWPVRELAAAAHAHGARIVLDAAQLAPHHPVSVQDLDVDWIAFSGHKLYAPFGSGVLAGRADWLQAADPYLAGGGASRKVTRREDGGVDVEWHDSAARHEAGSPNVIGAYSIASACKALTEAGFDTLVAREQHLIEKVRAGLAEVPEVRVLSLFGDDAPRVGVISFVVDGWNSSHFAAALSAEYGIGVRDGLFCAHPLVRTLLGSDPQTQGECGAPEAAPGEKSLNAIRVSFGAGTPDEHVERFVTAVRELVTDGAKWNYRTQDGRCVPAV